A section of the Malania oleifera isolate guangnan ecotype guangnan chromosome 2, ASM2987363v1, whole genome shotgun sequence genome encodes:
- the LOC131147911 gene encoding uncharacterized protein LOC131147911 — MGRGRGKGKKLTVANHEDLGSGEEEKIPAQKRRGRPRKPLKDEVDEEETEKIEEEVSEIAKGGISSKETKNLTATENGKKRKRQSQAKEKPDSVNEENGNGTRSSTDDSNKSNGFRHNGSRRKSKPHRAAEAGVNCK; from the coding sequence ATGGGTAGAGGTAGAGGTAAAGGGAAGAAGTTAACTGTTGCCAATCATGAGGATCTTGGCAGTGGTGAGGAAGAAAAAATTCCAGCTCAAAAGAGAAGGGGAAGGCCGCGAAAACCCCTGAAGGATGAGGTTGATGAAGAAGAAACTGAAAAAATAGAAGAGGAAGTCAGTGAGATTGCGAAAGGTGGTATATCAAGCAAAGAGACAAAAAATTTAACAGCAACAGAAAATGGAAAGAAAAGGAAGCGGCAGTCACAGGCAAAAGAGAAGCCTGATTCAGTCAATgaggaaaatggaaatggaaCCAGATCAAGCACTGATGACTCAAATAAATCCAATGGATTTCGTCATAATGGGAGCAGGCGCAAAAGCAAGCCGCATCGAGCTGCTGAAGCAGGTGTCAATTGCAAGTGA
- the LOC131148446 gene encoding uncharacterized protein LOC131148446, whose amino-acid sequence MACKSAKDIWEELDNKYGVSKKEETITPIAPTSNDQEEVNHGLMTQIGEEVYDLSSISVDDAFDDSSVDSYNIFCDECSNVSCDDVVSFYPIFGMDSKGKDIDARGDNHVETSNEEDVNTSAMLREILSEIQAKRLLLEGSQGYFAFVKEALKEELKLEDIPVIREFSDFFPEDVLGLPLDRKVEFSIELNLGIAPISKAPNRMALTELKKLKE is encoded by the exons atggcatgtaaaagtgcaaaagatatATGGGAAGAGCTTGACAATAAATATGGAGTATCTAAGAAAGAAGAGACCATCACTCCGATTGCTCCAACCTCAAATGATCAAGAAGAGGTAAATCATGGATTAATGACACAAATTGgcgaagaggtatatgatttaTCTTCTATCTCTGTTGATGATGCATTTGATGATTCTTCTGTTGATTCCTAcaatatattttgtgatgaatgttcaaatgtttcttgtgatgatgTTG TCAGTTTCTATCCTATTTTCGGGATGGATTCCAAGGGAAAGGACATTGATGCtagaggggataatcatgtggagACTTCTAATGAGGAGGATGTCAATACATCGGCAATGTTACGAG AGATCCTTTCAGAAAttcaggcaaagaggttacttctgGAGGGTAGCCAAGGGTACTttgcatttgtaaaagaagcactGAAAGAAGAACTTAAgttagaggatatcccagtgataagggagttctcagattttTTTCCAGAGGACGTACTGGGATTGCCTCTTGATCGCAAAGTGGAGTTTTCCATTGAGTTAAATCTAGGGATAGCcccaatttctaaggctccaaACAGAATGGCTCTGACTGAATTAAAGAAGCTAAAGGAGTAG